In a single window of the Anguilla rostrata isolate EN2019 chromosome 4, ASM1855537v3, whole genome shotgun sequence genome:
- the psmg4 gene encoding proteasome assembly chaperone 4 isoform X1 has protein sequence MNNVESSNPVATEDAISVHDFSEKILEQVVHFHVMKMKGGFFLWVGTTPNLSNLAVAMSSKYDATPLSTLLLGDPSDTTPNSLSQRLARKTKKQVFVSYSLPTTEANLTLLVENRIKKEMEQFPEKF, from the exons ATGAACAACGTGGAGAGTTCAAATCCAGTGGCTACAGAAGATGCAATTTCTGTCCACGATTTTTCCGAAAAGATTCTGGAGCAGGTTGTGCATTTTCatgttatgaaaatgaaagggggATTTTTCCTTTGGGTCGGTACAACTCCTAATCTGTCCAATTTGGCTGTTGCAATGAGTAGCAAATAC GACGCAACGCCCCTGTCCACATTACTCCTGGGCGACCCGTCAGACACCACTCCAAATTCATTGTCTCAAAGACTTG CCAGGAAGACAAAAAAGCAGGTTTTTGTCAGCTACAGTCTTCCCACTACAGAAGCCAACTTAACCTTACTGGTGGAGAACcgaataaagaaagaaatggagCAGTTCCctgaaaaattttaa
- the psmg4 gene encoding proteasome assembly chaperone 4 isoform X2, with the protein MNNVESSNPVATEDAISVHDFSEKILEQVVHFHVMKMKGGFFLWVGTTPNLSNLAVAMSSKYDATPLSTLLLGDPSDTTPNSLSQRLGRQKSRFLSATVFPLQKPT; encoded by the exons ATGAACAACGTGGAGAGTTCAAATCCAGTGGCTACAGAAGATGCAATTTCTGTCCACGATTTTTCCGAAAAGATTCTGGAGCAGGTTGTGCATTTTCatgttatgaaaatgaaagggggATTTTTCCTTTGGGTCGGTACAACTCCTAATCTGTCCAATTTGGCTGTTGCAATGAGTAGCAAATAC GACGCAACGCCCCTGTCCACATTACTCCTGGGCGACCCGTCAGACACCACTCCAAATTCATTGTCTCAAAGACTTG GAAGACAAAAAAGCAGGTTTTTGTCAGCTACAGTCTTCCCACTACAGAAGCCAACTTAA
- the bphl gene encoding valacyclovir hydrolase has translation MATFAITLRVWRRGLNSFCKKRSTASNAPGVRFYSALMKAAKQNVNGVDLFYQQTGTGQHAVMLIPGALGSGQTDFGPQLESLDKDRFTVVSLDPRGYGNSRPPERDFPLDFFERDAKDAVDLMLALKFPRFSLLGWSDGGICALIAAARNPSLVRKLVVWGSNVYVSEQDVKIYNGLRDVSAWSARMRKPMEDVYGARGFPKIWGAWVDGISQFAQRPDGNICRELLPHISCPTLIVHGEKDPVVPACHPQYLLEHIRNSLLHLMPEGKHNLHLRFATEFNQLVEEFLFD, from the exons ATGGCTACGTTTGCAATAACGTTACGCGTTTGGAGAAGAGGACTAAATTCGTTTTGCAAAAAGCGAAGCACTGCATCTAATGCACCAGGAGTAAGGTTCTACAG CGCCTTAATGAAAGCAGCGAAACAGAACGTAAATGGCGTGGATCTGTTTTACCAGCAAACTGGCACTGGGCAGCACGCAGTCATGCTAATTCCTGGAGCATtgg GAAGTGGACAGACAGATTTTGGGCCTCAGCTGGAGTCCCTGGATAAAGACCGTTTCACGGTGGTGAGCCTGGACCCCCGGGGATACGGGAACTCGCGACCGCCGGAGAGAGACTTCCCCTTGGATTTTTTTGAGCGGGACGCCAAGGACGCGGTGGACCTGATGCTG GCATTAAAGTTTCCGCGGTTTTCCTTGCTGGGGTGGAGCGATGGTGGAATCTGCGCTCTGATTGCTGCAGCTCGGAACCCCTCCCTCGTCAGGAAGCTGGTCGTGTGGGGATCCAACGTCTACGTGTCAGAACAGGATGTGAAGATTTACAACG GCCTCAGAGACGTGTCAGCCTGGAGCGCGAGGATGAGGAAGCCGATGGAGGACGTGTACGGGGCCCGGGGCTTCCCCAAAATCTGGGGGGCCTGGGTGGACGGCATCAGCCAGTTCGCGCAGAGGCCGGACG GAAACATCTGCCGCGAGCTGCTCCCGCACATCAGCTGCCCCACCCTGATCGTGCATGGAGAGAAGGACCCCGTGGTGCCAGCCTGCCACCCGCAGTACCTCCTGGAGCACATCCGGAACTCGCT CCTGCACCTGATGCCGGAAGGAAAGCACAATCTGCACCTGAGGTTTGCCACAGAGTTCAACCAGCTGGTGGAAGAGTTCCTCTTCGACTGA